In Candidatus Pantoea floridensis, the genomic window CACTTTGCCAGCGTTATACTCTGCCCTCCACTCTCTATCGGATCTTCGCTTTGTCAGCTAATACGCTTCTTGTTCGTCAACTCGGCCAGCGCGATTGGCAACCCATCTCAGATGCGATGCATCACTTCACCGATCGGCGCGACAGCACCACGGCCGATGAAATTTGGCTGGTTGAGCATCATCCCGTGTTTACTCAAGGCCAGGCAGGCAAAGCGGAACATTTGCTGATGCCGGGCGATATTCCGGTGGTACAAAGCGATCGTGGCGGCCAGGTCACCTATCACGGGCCAGGCCAACAGGTGATGTATGTGCTGATTGACGTGAAACGCCGCAAGATGGGCGTACGTGAATTAGTGACAGCGTTAGAAGAGACGGTGATTGCGACGCTGGCCGACTATGGCATTAACGCTCGTGCTCGCGCGGATGCGCCGGGCGTGTATGTTGGCGATGAGAAGATTTGCTCGCTCGGTCTGCGCATTCGCAAAGGCTGCTCATTTCATGGTTTGGCGCTCAATGTGGCGATGGATTTAGCCCCCTTCTTACGCATCAATCCCTGCGGATATGCGGGCATGCAGATGACGCAACTCAGCCAGTTCCAGCCAGGCGTTACGCCCGCAGATGTACAGCCGCGACTGGTCGCGCATTTTGCGCTTTTAACCGGATTTAGCCAGCTGGAATGGCGCAGTGAGGACGCGATTCAACCTTGACTGTACGTGCGAATTTACAAAATTGTAACTTTTGCACCGGCTAATCGGCTGCTTATGAGCAGACGAGATGATATAATTTTTGCCATATTTTCAAAAAAAGTTGAAAGCCTGGTTCTCAGTTTGAGTGAGGAAGCTTTCAAATCGCAATCCCGACCGGAACCTGCAGATTTATGAGTAAACCAATTCAGATGGAACGTGGCGTCAAGTATCGCGATGCCGACAAAATGGCGCTCATCCCGGTGAAAACCGTGGTGGTTGAGCGTGAAGAAATTCTGCGTAAGCCGGAATGGATGAAGATCAAACTGCCTGCGGATTCAAGCCGCATTCAGGGCATCAAAGCCGCGATGCGTAAAAATGGTCTGCACTCCGTGTGCGAAGAAGCCTCTTGCCCTA contains:
- the lipB gene encoding lipoyl(octanoyl) transferase LipB — protein: MSANTLLVRQLGQRDWQPISDAMHHFTDRRDSTTADEIWLVEHHPVFTQGQAGKAEHLLMPGDIPVVQSDRGGQVTYHGPGQQVMYVLIDVKRRKMGVRELVTALEETVIATLADYGINARARADAPGVYVGDEKICSLGLRIRKGCSFHGLALNVAMDLAPFLRINPCGYAGMQMTQLSQFQPGVTPADVQPRLVAHFALLTGFSQLEWRSEDAIQP